From one Catellatospora sp. IY07-71 genomic stretch:
- a CDS encoding ALF repeat-containing protein: MRWKALAGIVAVLAWLVPAAPAAAADPAEIGLEAACRLGQPVTYPDLRPLLAVDVDALTDTEVRVTVNQVLAASKDRYVGVTQRAQEALDGTQDIREFLESRALVVWNTDLRVLTSQVMSAGGAHVKAAANKVLDDGGIDATLGFVNDGQHEARALDYRDLVTEAKRTGGPEVVKAATAALDGTFEDLRVFLCSGWREAYDKDQAAASPSPSASATPSASAAPSSSPAQSAPPGPQLPTTGTNTMTLVLVAGALIALGAAGIAIARRVRA; the protein is encoded by the coding sequence ATGCGATGGAAAGCACTGGCCGGCATCGTCGCCGTCCTGGCGTGGCTGGTCCCGGCAGCACCGGCGGCCGCCGCCGATCCGGCAGAGATCGGCCTCGAAGCAGCGTGCCGGCTCGGCCAGCCGGTGACCTACCCTGACCTGCGGCCGCTGCTCGCCGTCGACGTCGACGCGTTGACCGACACCGAGGTCCGGGTCACGGTGAACCAGGTCCTCGCCGCGAGCAAGGACCGGTATGTCGGCGTCACGCAGCGGGCGCAGGAGGCGCTGGACGGCACGCAGGACATCCGCGAGTTCCTCGAGTCCCGGGCGCTGGTCGTGTGGAACACCGACCTGCGGGTCCTGACCAGCCAGGTCATGTCGGCCGGCGGTGCCCACGTCAAGGCGGCCGCCAACAAGGTGCTCGACGACGGCGGAATCGACGCCACGCTCGGTTTCGTCAACGACGGCCAGCACGAAGCACGCGCGCTGGACTATCGCGACCTCGTCACCGAGGCCAAGCGCACCGGCGGACCCGAGGTGGTCAAGGCCGCGACGGCCGCGCTGGACGGCACGTTCGAGGACCTGCGCGTCTTCCTGTGCAGCGGCTGGCGCGAGGCGTACGACAAGGACCAGGCGGCCGCTTCACCGTCGCCTTCGGCTTCGGCGACCCCCTCGGCGTCGGCGGCACCGTCCTCGTCGCCCGCGCAGTCGGCGCCGCCCGGCCCTCAGCTGCCCACCACCGGCACGAACACGATGACCCTGGTGCTCGTGGCCGGAGCCCTGATCGCCCTGGGCGCGGCCGGTATCGCGATCGCCCGCCGCGTCCGGGCCTAG